In Duganella zoogloeoides, a single genomic region encodes these proteins:
- a CDS encoding PTS sugar transporter subunit IIA, translating into MNNLSKILSLENVLLDLEVSSKKRAFEQAGLIFENNCGIARSTVSDNLFARERLGSTGLGHGVAVPHGRIKGMKSLKSPLAAFVRLSEPIPFESPDGKPVNLLFFLLIPDHVTQQHLEILSEIAEMFSDDAFRTALTTDPDPKSVHSRIINWLPSLQAAG; encoded by the coding sequence ATGAACAACCTGAGCAAAATTCTCTCTCTCGAAAACGTCCTGCTGGACCTGGAAGTGTCCAGCAAAAAACGTGCTTTTGAGCAAGCTGGCCTGATTTTCGAAAACAACTGCGGCATCGCCCGCTCGACCGTGTCGGACAACCTGTTCGCCCGCGAACGGCTCGGTTCCACCGGTCTCGGCCACGGGGTGGCCGTACCGCACGGGCGCATCAAGGGCATGAAAAGCCTGAAGTCGCCGCTGGCTGCGTTTGTCCGCCTGTCGGAGCCAATTCCGTTCGAGTCGCCCGATGGCAAGCCGGTCAACCTGTTGTTTTTCCTCTTGATCCCCGATCACGTGACCCAGCAACACCTGGAAATCCTGTCCGAGATCGCGGAAATGTTTTCCGATGATGCGTTCCGCACCGCGCTGACCACGGATCCCGATCCGAAATCGGTGCACTCGCGCATCATCAACTGGCTGCCCAGCCTGCAAGCTGCGGGTTGA
- the queF gene encoding NADPH-dependent 7-cyano-7-deazaguanine reductase QueF (Catalyzes the NADPH-dependent reduction of 7-cyano-7-deazaguanine (preQ0) to 7-aminomethyl-7-deazaguanine (preQ1) in queuosine biosynthesis) yields the protein MTNTVDLSPLGKTSAYRTDYAPELLFPIPRQGKRDELGLSGTLPFFGVDIWNAYEISWLNSRGKPQVAIARITVPADSPNIIESKSFKLYLNSFNQTRLESVDALHALLQQDLSKAVGASIHIVLTQPDGFDKVAMGELDGLLLDRLDIEIDYYSPAPELLKAALDEEPVEEKFVSHLLKSNCLVTGQPDWASVQIHYSGPQIDQESLLKYLIGFREHNEFHEQCVERIFVDILRQCAPQQLAVYARYTRRGGLDINPWRSNFSTGRNPPNLRGARQ from the coding sequence ATGACCAATACCGTCGACTTGTCCCCGCTGGGAAAAACCTCCGCCTACCGCACCGATTACGCGCCGGAACTGCTGTTCCCGATCCCGCGCCAGGGCAAGCGTGACGAGCTGGGTTTGTCCGGCACACTGCCCTTTTTTGGCGTCGATATCTGGAATGCCTACGAAATCTCGTGGCTCAACAGCCGTGGCAAACCGCAGGTGGCCATTGCCCGCATCACGGTGCCGGCCGATTCGCCCAACATCATCGAATCGAAATCGTTCAAGCTGTACCTGAACTCGTTCAACCAGACGCGGCTGGAAAGCGTCGATGCGCTGCACGCGCTGCTGCAACAAGACCTGTCGAAAGCGGTGGGCGCATCCATCCACATCGTGCTGACCCAGCCCGACGGCTTCGACAAGGTCGCCATGGGCGAGCTGGACGGCCTGCTGCTCGACCGCCTCGACATCGAGATCGATTACTACAGCCCGGCCCCGGAACTATTGAAGGCGGCGCTGGACGAGGAACCGGTCGAGGAAAAATTCGTGTCGCACCTGCTCAAGTCGAATTGCCTGGTCACCGGCCAGCCGGACTGGGCCAGTGTGCAAATCCACTACAGCGGTCCGCAAATCGACCAGGAAAGCTTGCTCAAGTATCTGATCGGCTTCCGTGAGCACAACGAATTCCACGAGCAGTGCGTCGAACGCATCTTTGTCGATATCCTGCGCCAGTGCGCGCCGCAGCAACTGGCCGTCTATGCCCGCTACACGCGGCGCGGGGGCCTGGACATCAACCCGTGGCGCAGCAACTTCAGCACCGGCCGCAATCCGCCCAACCTGCGCGGCGCCCGGCAATAA
- the ilvA gene encoding threonine ammonia-lyase, biosynthetic translates to MTIDYLKKVLTARVYDVAQETPLELAPTLSQRYDNRIYFKREDMQSVFSFKIRGAYNKMAHLSEAQRKRGVICASAGNHAQGVALSAAKLGCRALIVMPTTTPQVKIDAVKARGGSDVEVVLHGESYTDAYNHALTLEKEQKLTFVHPFDDPDVIAGQGTIGMEILRQHSGPIHAIFVAIGGGGLISGVAAYVKAIRPDIKIIGVQTMDSDAMARSIKAGERITLADVGLFSDGTAVRLVGEETFRLTQQYVDDIIIVDTDAISAAIKDVFTDTRSILEPAGALAIAGAKAYVERAALSKNPVKNETLITIACGANMNFDRLRFVAERAELGEAREALFAVTLPEQRGSFKRFCSLVGPRNVTEFNYRISDKDEAHVFVGVQIADRGESSALARTFEANDFRTLDLTHDELAKAHVRHLVGGKSALANSELLYRFEFPERPGALMRFLNSMAPNWNISLCHYRSQGGDVGRILIGLQVPPGEMDQFGQFLTTLGYRYWDETANPVYKLFLG, encoded by the coding sequence ATGACTATCGACTATCTGAAGAAAGTACTGACCGCGCGCGTTTATGACGTTGCCCAGGAAACCCCGCTGGAACTGGCGCCGACCTTGTCGCAGCGCTATGACAACCGCATTTATTTCAAGCGCGAGGACATGCAGAGCGTGTTCAGCTTCAAGATTCGTGGCGCCTACAACAAGATGGCCCACCTGAGCGAAGCGCAGCGCAAGCGCGGCGTGATTTGCGCCTCGGCCGGCAACCACGCCCAGGGCGTGGCGCTGTCCGCCGCCAAGCTCGGCTGCCGGGCGCTGATCGTCATGCCCACCACCACCCCGCAAGTGAAAATCGACGCGGTCAAGGCGCGCGGCGGTTCCGACGTGGAAGTGGTGCTGCACGGCGAGTCGTACACCGACGCCTACAACCACGCCCTCACGCTCGAGAAAGAACAGAAGCTGACCTTCGTGCACCCGTTCGACGATCCGGACGTGATCGCCGGCCAGGGCACGATCGGCATGGAAATCCTGCGCCAGCACTCGGGACCGATCCACGCGATTTTCGTTGCCATCGGCGGCGGCGGCCTGATCTCGGGGGTGGCCGCGTACGTCAAGGCGATCCGCCCCGACATCAAGATCATCGGCGTGCAGACCATGGATTCGGACGCGATGGCGCGCAGCATCAAGGCCGGCGAACGCATCACGCTGGCCGACGTGGGCCTGTTCTCGGACGGCACTGCCGTGCGCCTGGTGGGCGAGGAAACTTTCCGCCTCACGCAACAGTACGTCGATGACATCATCATCGTCGATACCGACGCCATCAGCGCCGCCATCAAGGACGTGTTTACCGATACCCGCAGCATCCTGGAACCGGCCGGCGCATTGGCGATTGCCGGCGCCAAGGCCTACGTGGAACGCGCGGCGCTGTCGAAAAATCCGGTCAAGAACGAAACCCTGATCACGATTGCCTGCGGCGCCAACATGAACTTCGACCGCCTGCGTTTTGTCGCCGAACGGGCCGAGCTGGGCGAAGCGCGCGAGGCGCTGTTTGCCGTCACCCTGCCCGAGCAGCGCGGCAGCTTCAAGCGCTTCTGCTCGCTGGTCGGCCCGCGCAATGTCACCGAGTTCAACTACCGCATCAGCGACAAGGACGAGGCCCACGTGTTCGTCGGCGTGCAGATCGCCGACCGCGGCGAATCGAGCGCGCTGGCGCGCACGTTCGAAGCGAACGACTTCCGCACGCTGGACCTCACGCACGACGAGCTGGCCAAGGCCCACGTGCGCCACCTGGTCGGTGGCAAGAGCGCGCTGGCCAACAGCGAGCTGCTGTACCGCTTCGAGTTTCCCGAGCGCCCGGGCGCGCTGATGCGCTTTTTGAACAGCATGGCGCCGAACTGGAATATCTCGCTATGCCACTACCGCAGCCAGGGCGGCGACGTCGGCCGCATTTTGATCGGCTTGCAGGTGCCGCCGGGCGAGATGGACCAGTTCGGCCAGTTCCTGACCACGCTCGGTTACCGCTACTGGGATGAGACGGCCAATCCGGTGTACAAGCTGTTCCTGGGCTAA